CGTGCGCTGGAAAAAGAGCCTTGCCATGAGAAATGTTAAGAAGTGTGACGTTTGCTTGTATCCGGCGAAATTAGCGCCTAACCTTTCCGCAATGTGACAGGAAAGAGGCTCAGCTAATGTTCAACAACTACCGCTCGTATCCGTCGTTAGCCATGGATGAGGTCATGGATGTCTTTGAACAGGTTGACCATCAACGTCAGGAACCGATCAATTTCGGCAAGGGCGTTTCCTGCTTCAACCCGTTCGATTACGTCGATGTCTGTCTGAATGGTGAAAACCTGGGGCGGCACGTGGGTTACGGCGATATCAACGGGCTGGAGAGTTTGCGTCACGCCATTTGTCGCTACTACGGGGAAAAATTCAATTACGATCTGGCGCCGCAACGGGTTTGCATTACCGATGGCGCATCCGGAGCGCTGAACATTGCCCTGGCGATGTTGCTTGAAACGGATGGGGAAATCATCCTGCCGAAATCCCATTATCCGGCTTACAAGGTGCTGGCGCAGATATTCGAGGCTCGCTGCATTCTGGTTCCGGTCAGGGATGATTACTGCATTGATGTGGAACAGTTGCCGCGTTTCATTACTCACAAGACGCGAGCCATCCTGCTTAATTCCCCCAGCAATCCACATGGCGCGGTGCTGAGTGCGGATGAATTGGAAGCCATTTCCCGACTGGGTGTACCCGTTATCTTCGATGAGGTGTATCAATCCCTGCCGTTAGGTAATGAGCCTATCCCCAGCGCCATTCACTGTTCCGACCGACATATGCTGGTGAACAGCCTGTCCAAGTCACTGGCTATCGCCGGGTTCCGCGTCGGTTACCTGATCGTGCCGGAATCCCAGGTGCAACTGATGACCAACGTAAAGGCCATCCTGAATATGTGCACCAGCCTGCCCAGCCAGATGTTGGCGGAAAAGTTGTTTCGGCACTGGGATGAACTGGTCGGCAGGCATCGGCAAATGCTGCGCGGCAACTGGCGTACCTTTGAGCAGACGGCGAAATATTTTGGCTTGCGTCTGCGTTCACACCCCAAAGCCGGTTTCTTCGCCTTGGTGGATGTGGCGGAAGCGAATCGGGACGCCATGCAGGTTTCACATGAGCTGGCGCGTTACCATGCGCTGGGTTCGACGCCGGGAATTGATTTTCAGCATTACGATAACGCCTTCCTGCGTTTGAACTTCGCCTGTCATCCGCACCAGATCAAGCTGGGGTTGGCGCGTCTGGCCAATTACCTGCAATGTGATGAGCGCAAGCCGCTGCCCAAACCGACCCCTTTGCCTGTTGGCCGGACAAGACACAAGCACAGAATCCTTTTACCGGAAAAACAGTTTTTAGGAGCCGCCGTATGACGAATACCGCTACTCAGCGCCCCATTTACCCGTTTGGTGATCAGCCTTTCGCCCTGGGAATGGAGGATTATCAGGTAGATT
The sequence above is drawn from the Thiothrix nivea DSM 5205 genome and encodes:
- a CDS encoding pyridoxal phosphate-dependent aminotransferase, producing MFNNYRSYPSLAMDEVMDVFEQVDHQRQEPINFGKGVSCFNPFDYVDVCLNGENLGRHVGYGDINGLESLRHAICRYYGEKFNYDLAPQRVCITDGASGALNIALAMLLETDGEIILPKSHYPAYKVLAQIFEARCILVPVRDDYCIDVEQLPRFITHKTRAILLNSPSNPHGAVLSADELEAISRLGVPVIFDEVYQSLPLGNEPIPSAIHCSDRHMLVNSLSKSLAIAGFRVGYLIVPESQVQLMTNVKAILNMCTSLPSQMLAEKLFRHWDELVGRHRQMLRGNWRTFEQTAKYFGLRLRSHPKAGFFALVDVAEANRDAMQVSHELARYHALGSTPGIDFQHYDNAFLRLNFACHPHQIKLGLARLANYLQCDERKPLPKPTPLPVGRTRHKHRILLPEKQFLGAAV